A part of Salvelinus alpinus chromosome 5, SLU_Salpinus.1, whole genome shotgun sequence genomic DNA contains:
- the kctd10 gene encoding BTB/POZ domain-containing adapter for CUL3-mediated RhoA degradation protein 3, translating into MEEMSGESVVSSAVPAATTRTTSFKGSSPSSKYVKLNVGGALYYTTMQTLTKQDTMLKAMFSGRMEVLTDSEGWILIDRCGKHFGTILNYLRDGAVPLPESRRETEELMAEAKYYLVQGLADECQAALQNKESYEPFCKVPLVTSLKEEQRLIATSNKPTVKLLYNRSNNKYSYTSNSDDNMLKNIELFDKLSLRFNNRVLFIKDVIGDEICCWSFYGQGRKIAEVCCTSIVYATEKKQTKVEFPEARIYEETLNILLYESQDGRGPDNALLEATGGAAGRSHHLDEDEERIDRVRRIHVKRPDDRTHHHQ; encoded by the exons ATG GAAGAGATGTCAGGAGAGAGCGTGGTGAGCTCGGCAGTGCCGGCGGCTACAACCCGGACCACCTCCTTCAAGGGCTCCAGTCCCAGCTCCAAGTATGTGAAGCTAAACGTGGGCGGGGCGCTCTACTACACCACCATGCAGACCCTCACCAAGCAGGACACCATGCTCAAGGCCATGTTCAGCGGCAGGATGGAAGTCCTCACAGACAGTGAAG GCTGGATCCTGATTGACCGGTGTGGGAAACACTTTGGGACGATTCTGAACTACCTTAGAGACGGGGCTGTGCCGCTCCCAGAGAGTCGTCGGGAGACTGAGGAGCTGATGGCCGAGGCCAAATACTATCTGGTCCAGGGCCTGGCTGATGAGTGTCAGGCTGCCCTGCAG AACAAAGAGTCATACGAGCCGTTCTGTAAAGTTCCTCTGGTGACATCATTGAAGGAAGAACAGAGACTCATCGCCACCTCTAATAAG CCCACTGTCAAACTCTTATACAACAGAAGCAACAACAAATACTCCTACACCAG TAACTCTGACGACAACATGCTGAAGAACATTGAGCTGTTTGACAAGCTGTCGCTGCGCTTCAACAACCGTGTGCTCTTCATCAAGGATGTGATCGGCGACGAGATCTGCTGCTGGTCCTTCTACGGTCAGGGACGCAAGATCGCTGAGGTGTGCTGCACCTCCATCGTCTACGCCACAGAGAAGAAGCAGACCAAG GTGGAATTCCCTGAGGCACGAATCTACGAGGAGACCCTCAACATCCTGCTGTATGAGTCCCAGGATGGGAGGGGTCCTGACAACGCTCTGCTGGAGGCTACAGGGGGTGCCGCTGGCCGCTCGCACCACCTGGACGAGGACGAGGAGCGCATTGACAGGGTCCGCAGGATCCACGTCAAGCGGCCCGACGATCGCACACACCACCACCAGTAA
- the myo1ha gene encoding unconventional myosin-Ih: MQGHKAQGAQGQLDMEGALTARDRVGIQDFVLLDTHTSETAFLGNLKKRFSEDLIYTYIGTLLVSVNPYKELDIYSKKQMDIYMGVNFFELPPHIYALADNAYHTMMTEANNHFILISGESGAGKTEASKKILQYYAVSCPSTTLLDSVRDRMLVSNPVLEAFGNAKTLKNDNSSRFGKYMDIQFDIQGDAVGGHILSYLLEKSRVVHQNHGERNFHIFYQLVEGGEEDLLHQLGLESNCQHYSYLVQDECANVTSINDKNDWKTVRNALSVIDFDESDIQHLFGIIASVLHLGNVQFEADSKGYATLNKNTELRWVSTLLGINVQVLQEGLTYRKIEAKTDEVLSPFTVDHAIYARNALAKAIYGRTFTWLVNKINDSMENKEPSRKTVIGLLDIYGFEVFYVNSFEQFCINYCNEKLQQLFIQLTLKSEQEEYEAEGIGWEPVQFFNNKIICDLVEEKHRGIISVLDEECLRPGEATDFTFLEKLEEKMGSHPHFITHKLSDKKIRKTLDRGDFRLLHYAGEVTYGVVGFIDKNNDMLYRNIKDVMRQSKNAIVRECFASTESDSRRRPETVASQFKSSLLGLTDILMSKEPWYVRCLKSNESKQPGRFDDVLVRHQVKYLGLMEHLRVRRAGFAYRRRYELFLQRYKPLCPATWPHWRGVAAEGVEVLVQHLGYLPDEYKMGRTKIFIRHPRTLFATEDAFEVCKHKLASRIQAQYKGYRQKGEFRRQKEAATKIETCWRGVQARKEKERRQWAVKVIKKFIKGYMTRGEAKTTDNSEYLAFVRQNYLNRLKDNLPKTVLDKISWLTPPPVLTEASAILRQLHMSVMVTRYVRGITAQQKAQLQLKGITSVIFKGKKDSYPQSVSQPFVDTRISEQDINMKVLQIIRHERIKYSVPVVKYDRNGFKPRPRQLILTQTAAYVVDEAKIKQKVQYTTLKGVSVSTLSDGIIIFHIASEDVKQKGDLVIQCDHLFEVLTKLSVVANKQSAINVVQGSISFQIQAGKEGIVDFSSGQESMVYKDKYGHLMVVSTRTKAR; this comes from the exons ATGCAG GGGCATAAGGCACAGGGTGCCCAGGGTCAGCTGGACATGGAGGGGGCTCTGACCGCCCGAGACCGCGTGGGGATCCAGGACTTTGTCCTGTTGGACACCCATACCAGCGAGACTGCTTTCCTAGGCAACCTGAAAAAACGCTTCAGTGAGGACCTAATTTAT ACCTATATAGGCACTCTGCTAGTGTCTGTGAACCCCTACAAGGAGTTGGATATCTACAGTAAAAAACAGATGGATATATACATGGGTGTCAACTTTTTTGAGCTTCCACCACATAT TTATGCCCTGGCAGACAACGCCTACCACACCATGATGACTGAGGCCAACAACCACTTCATCCTCATCTCTGGGGAGAGTGGTGCCGGCAAGACCGAGGCTTCCAAGAAGATCCTACAGTACTATGCTGTGAGCTGCCCCAGCACCACCCTACTGGACAGCGTCAGGGACCGGATGCTGGTGTCCAACCCTGTGCTAGAG GCTTTCGGCAACGCCAAAACACTGAAGAATGACAACTCTAGTCGCTTTGGAAAGTACATGGATATCCAGTTTGACATCCAG GGGGATGCCGTGGGGGGCCATATCCTGAGCTACCTGCTGGAGAAGTCCCGAGTGGTCCACCAGAACCACGGAGAGAGGAACTTCCACATCTTCTACCAGCtggtggagggaggggaggaagaccTGCTGCATCAGCTAGGCCTCGAGAGCAACTGCCAGCACTACAGTTACTTGGTGCAA GACGAGTGTGCCAATGTGACCTCAATCAATGACAAGAACGACTGGAAGACGGTGAGAAACGCCCTGTCCGTCATCGACTTTGACGAGAGTGATATACAA CACCTATTTGGGATCATAGCAAGCGTCCTTCACTTAGGGAATGTGCAGTTTGAAGCTGACAGCAAAGGCTACGCCACGTTGAACAAGAACACAGAACTCCGCTGGGTGTCAACA TTGCTGGGGATTAACGTTCAAGTACTGCAGGAGGGGCTGACATACAGGAAGATTGAGGCCAAAACAGATGag GTGCTCAGCCCGTTCACAGTGGACCATGCCATCTATGCCAGAAATGCCCTGGCCAAAGCCATCTATGGACGCACCTTTACCTGGCTGGTCAATAAGATCAATGATTCCATGGAGAATAAG GAACCGTCAAGGAAGACAGTCATTGGTCTCCTTGACATATATGGCTTTGAGGTTTTCTATGTCAACAG TTTTGAGCAGTTCTGTATAAACTACTGCAACGAGAAACTGCAGCAGCTTTTTATCCAGCTGACCTTGAAGTCGGAGCAGGAGGAATACGAGGCAGAGGGCATTGGG TGGGAGCCTGTCCAGTTCTTCAACAATAAGATTATCTGTGacttagtggaggagaaacacagGGGCATCATTTCAGTACTG GATGAAGAATGCCTGAGACCTGGAGAGGCCACTGACTTCACATTTCTGGAGAAGCTTGAGGAGAAAATGGGCAGTCACCCTCATTTCATCAC GCACAAGTTGTCTGACAAGAAGATACGTAAGACGCTGGATAGGGGCGACTTTCGCCTTCTGCATTACGCTGGGGAGGTCACCTATGGCGTTGTGG GGTTCATCGACAAAAACAATGACATGTTATACAGAAACATCAAAGAT GTGATGCGGCAGTCTAAAAATGCCATAGTCAGAGAGTGCTTTGCTTCCACAGAGTCGGATAGCAGGCGGCGACCAGAGACG GTTGCTAGCCAGTTTAAGAGCAGTCTGCTGGGACTGACAGACATCCTCATGTCTAAGGAGCCCTGGTATGTGCGCTGCCTCAAATCCAACGAGTCCAAACAGCCAG GTCGTTTTGACGACGTGCTGGTTCGGCACCAAGTGAAGTACCTGGGGCTGATGGAACACCTTAGGGTCAGACGGGCAGGTTTTGCATACCGACGCCGCTACGAGTTGTTTCTGCAGAG ATACAAGCCCCTATGCCCAGCCACCTGGCCCCATTGGAGAGGAGTGGCTGCAGAAGGAGTGGAAGTGCTGGTGCAGCACCTGGGATACCTACCAGATGAGTACAAAATGGGCAG AACCAAGATATTTATCCGCCACCCCAGGACACTTTTTGCCACAGAAGATGCCTTCGAGGTCTGCAAACATAAACTTG CATCAAGGATTCAGGCCCAGTACAAGGGATACCGGCAAAAAGGAGAATTCAGAAGACAGAAAGAAGCTG CCACCAAGATTGAGACTTGCTGGAGAGGAGTACAAGccaggaaagagaaagagaggagacaatGGGCTGTCAAGGTCATCAAGAA GTTTATTAAAGGATACATGACCAGAGGGGAGGCAAAGACTACTGATAACTCTGAATACCTGGCCTTTGTCAGACAGAACTACCTAAACAGGCTGAAAGACAATCTCCCAAAAACGGTTCTGGATAAAATCAGCTGGCTAACCCCTCCACCTGTATTGACTGAG GCCTCAGCGATCCTGCGTCAGCTCCACATGTCTGTCATGGTGACGAGGTACGTCAGAGGGATCACTGCACAACAGAAAGCACAG CTTCAACTCAAGGGGATCACCAGTGTTATCTTCAAGGGCAAGAAGGACAGCTACCCTCAGAGTGTCTCCCAACCCTTTGTGGACACCAGGATCA GTGAACAGGACATCAACATGAAGGTCCTGCAGATAATTCGCCATGAACGCATCAAG tataGCGTACCAGTGGTGAAGTATGACAGGAATGGGTTTAAACCCCGACCTCGGCAGCTCATCCTCACGCAGACGGCTGCCTATGTGGTGGACGAGGCCAAGATCAAACAGAAAGTGCAGTACACTACTCTGAAAG GTGTGTCTGTCAGTACCTTGAGTGACGGCATCATCATTTTCCATATTGCAAGTGAAGACGTTAAACAGAAG GGGGACCTGGTCATCCAGTGTGACCACCTGTTTGAAGTGTTGACCAAACTCAGTGTGGTTGCCAACAAGCAGAGCGCTATCAACGTGGTCCAGGGCAG CATCTCGTTTCAGATACAGGCGGGGAAAGAGGGCATTGTGGACTTCAGCAGTGGCCAGGAGTCCATGGTGTACAAGGACAAGTATGGACACCTCATGGTG GTATCCACTCGGACCAAGGCTCGGTGA